From one Polynucleobacter sp. UK-FUSCHL-C3 genomic stretch:
- the rsmA gene encoding 16S rRNA (adenine(1518)-N(6)/adenine(1519)-N(6))-dimethyltransferase RsmA — translation MHQARKRFGQNFLTDGSIVSGIVRALAPESNIHLLEIGPGLGALTLPLLSQVDHLDVLEIDRDLVSYWQEQKQKQALIGLNIIEGDALEFDFLSWAQRGKEAKQRSCIIGNLPYNISSPLLFHLISAAPWIDEQVFMLQAEVVERITAAAGDSEYSRLSVMLQARYYVEQIMNVPPEAFEPKPKVNSAVVRMIPRRDFDLTAKEWDALSKIVAMAFAQRRKMLRSNLHAFQAELNLSDEELRARAQEITVRRYIEWAKVLARSS, via the coding sequence ATGCATCAGGCACGTAAGCGATTTGGGCAGAACTTTCTAACCGATGGCAGCATTGTTTCGGGTATTGTCCGTGCCCTAGCTCCCGAATCAAACATCCATCTCTTAGAAATTGGTCCTGGTTTGGGAGCCTTAACATTACCACTGCTCTCTCAGGTAGACCATCTGGATGTTCTTGAAATCGATCGTGACCTGGTAAGTTATTGGCAGGAGCAAAAGCAGAAGCAAGCTTTAATTGGTTTAAATATCATCGAGGGCGATGCGCTTGAATTTGACTTTCTATCCTGGGCTCAGCGGGGTAAAGAGGCGAAGCAACGCAGTTGCATCATCGGTAATCTGCCATATAACATCTCTTCACCACTACTTTTTCATTTGATCTCAGCAGCGCCTTGGATCGATGAGCAGGTTTTTATGTTGCAAGCCGAGGTGGTTGAACGAATTACAGCGGCAGCAGGTGATTCTGAATACAGTCGTTTATCAGTCATGCTTCAAGCGCGCTACTATGTAGAACAAATCATGAATGTACCACCGGAGGCCTTTGAGCCTAAACCTAAGGTGAACTCAGCAGTAGTCCGCATGATCCCGCGCCGTGATTTTGATTTAACGGCAAAGGAATGGGACGCCTTAAGCAAGATCGTAGCGATGGCATTTGCACAACGACGTAAAATGCTGCGCAGTAACTTACATGCCTTCCAAGCAGAGTTAAACCTTTCTGATGAAGAGCTGAGAGCAAGAGCGCAAGAGATTACGGTTAGACGTTACATTGAATGGGCCAAAGTCTTGGCCCGATCATCCTGA
- the pdxA gene encoding 4-hydroxythreonine-4-phosphate dehydrogenase PdxA, which translates to MNSTVKLAISTGEPAGIGPEVSIAAANAFIADNPHTKITLYGDRSLLQSQSLVSQIQIAHIPLIKPNQIGRLNPENAPYVLSVIQGSSEACRSGVYDALITAPVQKSILSRPSIEFSGHTEFLAQLDGKDQVVMMLCGEISDPKSEDKKSFPLRVALASTHLPIQQVAQSIQYKSLLQTIRIIHTDLQTRFGIASPIIMVTGLNPHAGEDGHLGREEIDTIIPAINAAQVEGIKISGPFPADTLFNPARLQVADAVLAMYHDQGLAPFKFATFTEGVNVTLGLSYIRTSVDHGTALDIAGHDKADWHSMYAALNLAQELTLRQKRFNASGT; encoded by the coding sequence ATGAACAGTACCGTTAAGTTAGCAATTAGTACTGGTGAGCCTGCCGGTATAGGGCCAGAGGTATCGATTGCGGCTGCAAACGCATTTATTGCAGATAATCCTCATACCAAAATTACTCTCTATGGTGATCGAAGTCTGCTGCAATCTCAAAGCTTAGTAAGCCAAATTCAGATTGCGCACATCCCGCTCATCAAGCCAAACCAAATTGGTAGGCTTAATCCAGAAAATGCCCCCTATGTTCTTTCTGTAATTCAAGGGTCCAGTGAAGCCTGCCGTTCAGGAGTGTATGACGCTTTGATAACAGCCCCCGTTCAGAAAAGTATATTAAGCAGACCCTCGATAGAATTTAGCGGGCATACCGAGTTCTTGGCCCAACTAGATGGCAAAGACCAAGTTGTCATGATGTTGTGTGGGGAGATATCAGATCCTAAGAGCGAGGATAAGAAATCATTTCCATTAAGAGTAGCTTTGGCGAGCACGCATTTACCAATCCAACAAGTGGCCCAATCGATTCAATACAAGTCTTTATTGCAAACCATTCGTATTATTCATACTGATCTACAAACCCGCTTTGGTATTGCTAGCCCCATCATTATGGTGACTGGTTTAAATCCCCATGCCGGAGAAGATGGACATTTAGGGCGAGAAGAAATTGACACGATTATCCCAGCGATCAATGCAGCGCAGGTTGAAGGGATCAAGATATCTGGACCATTTCCAGCCGACACGCTTTTTAATCCAGCTCGTTTACAGGTTGCTGATGCCGTATTGGCCATGTATCACGATCAAGGCTTAGCCCCCTTCAAGTTTGCAACGTTTACCGAGGGTGTGAACGTGACTTTGGGTCTTTCTTATATTCGCACCTCAGTGGATCATGGCACTGCACTGGATATTGCTGGACACGATAAGGCAGATTGGCACAGTATGTACGCCGCACTCAACTTAGCCCAAGAGCTCACCTTAAGACAGAAGCGTTTTAATGCATCAGGCACGTAA
- a CDS encoding peptidylprolyl isomerase yields MALHRIKLLQPAFIGISSCLVLVLVFFASNSYAQVNPSNIELKIRNIDGVVAVVNTGVVTRKEIDDRIASLQKQGSTGGKKLPEGEELRKQVLENLILEKIQIQEADQTGLAVSNKDLNKIIEDIAVRNKLSLADFRQAIIKTGISFERYSELLREDVLKSRLREREVDSQIKISDAEIDNFIVEQMQRRGTDTGAARASGPEEIAVAQIFIPVEEGAGPSAQADARKKAESILKEARGDADFMQLGAQANKENSKIKFQDLGYRTQDRLPQIFVETVRNLGPGQVASSVIRSPAGFHVLKVMDRRSSGSGARAASNANPLDTTPQNMMVTQTLARHILIRQRQGLQDADVERRLLRYRDQIRAKTADFDSLAKKFSEDGSAQNGGVLGWMGPGDLVPPFEIAMNRLQIGEVSDPVKTEFGWHLIQVMERRDAQLTVEKQREFARAAIRERKFEQAYQDWLRQLRDTATVKILNVDEQYR; encoded by the coding sequence ATGGCTTTGCATCGTATTAAATTGCTCCAACCAGCCTTTATTGGCATATCAAGCTGTTTGGTGTTAGTACTTGTATTTTTTGCTAGCAATTCCTATGCGCAGGTCAATCCATCAAATATTGAATTAAAGATCAGAAATATTGATGGGGTCGTTGCGGTTGTCAATACGGGAGTAGTAACTCGCAAAGAGATTGATGATCGTATTGCGTCACTCCAAAAACAGGGCTCCACTGGGGGTAAGAAACTACCAGAGGGTGAAGAATTGCGTAAACAGGTTCTCGAAAACTTGATTCTGGAAAAAATACAAATTCAGGAAGCAGATCAGACCGGCTTAGCTGTTTCTAATAAAGACCTCAACAAGATCATTGAAGATATTGCTGTTCGTAATAAATTAAGCTTGGCTGATTTTAGGCAAGCAATTATTAAAACTGGGATTAGCTTTGAGCGGTATAGTGAATTGCTGCGTGAGGATGTTTTAAAGTCACGCTTGCGAGAGCGTGAGGTAGATTCACAAATAAAAATCTCAGATGCTGAAATCGATAACTTTATTGTCGAGCAAATGCAGCGGCGAGGCACTGATACTGGCGCTGCACGTGCCTCGGGACCCGAGGAAATTGCGGTCGCCCAAATTTTCATACCTGTAGAGGAGGGTGCGGGACCTAGTGCCCAGGCAGATGCCAGAAAAAAAGCGGAGTCGATCTTAAAAGAGGCTCGTGGCGACGCTGATTTTATGCAATTAGGCGCTCAGGCTAATAAAGAGAATTCTAAAATCAAGTTCCAAGATTTAGGTTATCGGACGCAAGATCGCTTACCCCAAATTTTTGTAGAGACGGTTCGTAATTTAGGCCCAGGCCAAGTTGCATCTTCTGTAATTCGAAGCCCCGCAGGATTTCATGTGCTCAAAGTGATGGACCGACGGAGCTCTGGGTCAGGAGCGCGCGCTGCAAGTAATGCCAACCCTCTTGATACCACACCGCAAAATATGATGGTTACTCAAACTCTAGCGCGACATATTTTGATACGACAACGTCAAGGCTTGCAGGATGCGGATGTTGAGCGCCGCTTACTCAGATATCGAGATCAAATCCGAGCAAAGACTGCAGATTTTGACTCTCTGGCAAAGAAATTTTCAGAGGACGGCTCGGCTCAAAATGGCGGTGTTTTGGGCTGGATGGGTCCGGGCGATCTTGTACCTCCTTTTGAGATTGCCATGAACCGTTTGCAAATTGGCGAAGTCAGCGATCCAGTTAAGACTGAATTTGGATGGCATTTAATTCAGGTAATGGAGCGACGCGATGCGCAGCTGACGGTTGAGAAGCAACGGGAGTTTGCGCGTGCAGCGATCCGAGAACGTAAATTTGAGCAGGCTTATCAAGACTGGTTGCGACAGTTACGCGATACGGCAACAGTCAAAATTTTGAACGTGGATGAACAGTACCGTTAA
- a CDS encoding LPS-assembly protein LptD: protein MSHYRRRAGTSAHLLSVEAPRAFLGLGLLSFVLWYAEPVKGQNLGPVINSITPLLPSQQQNQTQQQLQNQAPTPIGDPPRPLAVGSLPTPTLVPSRGEVTVLKLDDQLRQGKAMPDNQALTFSFSDEIDGVVDREMKLKGRAQIRRNTTILKADEIIYDPDTDIADLIGNAQLIKDNTEFSGPRARFKVDARQGEMDRPSYELRDVRGRGKASKLTIETADLFVFDKATYTTCSPENLDWYFTASRVEIDQEQKVMTGKNGVMRFFDVPIMYAPYFSLPTSNQRRSGLLSPTIGYNSNNGLDIAQPYYVNIAPNRDLTITPRFMNHRGTLLGSDFRYIDPKYSGTLSGQFLNYDKKMGRDRWKYDWQQRQLIAPAWNAYANMNKVSDSFYPIDFSYGIGGAVTNQFRQELGTNYGGIKNWNFTARTLTFQTLQPDPTAPVTSPYNILPQIAANYSNRGNLNTPGSYAGTFGRGPDLTFGADFTRFSYNTNNLYAPASGIPQGGAFSQADRTIFKGSIAMPQITPGYYIKPKLSFQASQYSAALVNAPGRQISQPNAPVQGFVLPTLSLDSGLAFERDATEMKWFFGREMLVTMEPRAFYVYTPFQSQAQTPLFDTADAGFGVTQIFSENTFVGGDRVADSNKLTTGLTSRILEANTGAERATVTLAQRQDFAGQRVGLNGTIANPTRYSDTLGASTIRLMGNFNVDLFGQYNTELNRFVQSSIGAGWRPTPGRSLNFAYRNVWNPPAAGSNSGVTSTDQYNAFGEWPVFKKYRLLGRWGYDALMAKTLNTLVGLQYDEDCWTARFAYSQARNTSQITTTQVLFQLEFRGFGSVGNNPVDVMRLNVPGYQPVAKPLPPSPYENYQ, encoded by the coding sequence ATGAGTCATTATCGCCGTCGCGCCGGCACTAGCGCCCATCTTCTATCCGTAGAGGCCCCGCGCGCGTTCCTGGGCCTAGGTCTTTTGTCGTTTGTTCTTTGGTATGCCGAGCCAGTAAAGGGCCAAAATCTAGGCCCCGTGATTAATAGCATTACCCCATTATTGCCCTCACAGCAGCAGAATCAAACACAACAGCAATTACAAAATCAAGCGCCCACTCCGATTGGCGATCCACCAAGACCTCTGGCGGTCGGTTCTCTACCGACACCCACTTTAGTACCCAGTCGTGGAGAAGTGACAGTACTCAAGTTGGATGATCAGCTGCGACAAGGTAAGGCTATGCCAGATAACCAGGCTCTGACATTTAGCTTCAGCGATGAAATCGATGGCGTTGTAGACCGTGAAATGAAACTAAAAGGGCGCGCACAAATACGACGAAATACCACTATTCTTAAAGCCGATGAAATTATCTATGACCCGGATACCGATATTGCCGATTTAATTGGTAATGCACAGTTAATTAAAGACAACACCGAATTTTCTGGACCGCGGGCACGATTTAAGGTGGATGCTCGCCAGGGTGAAATGGATCGGCCTAGTTATGAACTACGGGATGTACGTGGTCGGGGGAAGGCAAGTAAATTAACGATTGAGACTGCCGATCTATTTGTATTTGATAAAGCAACATATACAACCTGTAGTCCAGAGAACTTAGATTGGTATTTCACGGCAAGTCGTGTGGAGATCGATCAGGAGCAAAAGGTAATGACCGGCAAGAACGGGGTCATGCGCTTTTTTGATGTGCCCATTATGTATGCACCTTATTTCAGTTTGCCAACCTCTAATCAACGGCGTTCTGGTTTGTTATCTCCAACCATCGGTTATAACTCCAATAATGGCTTGGATATTGCTCAGCCGTATTACGTGAACATTGCACCGAATCGTGACTTAACAATTACCCCGCGATTCATGAACCACCGAGGAACTCTCTTGGGGAGTGATTTTCGATATATCGATCCTAAATACTCAGGTACCCTAAGTGGGCAGTTTTTAAACTATGACAAAAAGATGGGTCGCGATCGTTGGAAATACGACTGGCAACAAAGACAACTGATTGCCCCAGCATGGAATGCCTATGCCAATATGAACAAGGTCTCAGATAGCTTCTATCCCATTGATTTCTCCTACGGAATTGGTGGAGCGGTCACTAATCAATTTAGACAAGAGCTCGGAACAAATTACGGCGGTATTAAGAACTGGAATTTCACGGCGCGCACATTGACCTTTCAGACCTTACAGCCAGACCCTACCGCACCCGTTACTTCTCCCTATAACATCCTGCCACAGATAGCGGCAAACTACAGTAATCGAGGTAATCTGAATACTCCAGGTTCGTATGCTGGAACATTTGGGCGTGGACCCGATTTAACGTTTGGCGCAGATTTCACACGATTCTCATACAACACCAATAACTTATACGCTCCTGCATCGGGCATACCACAGGGTGGAGCATTTAGTCAGGCAGACCGAACAATATTTAAGGGGAGTATTGCGATGCCACAGATTACCCCCGGCTACTATATAAAGCCGAAGTTAAGTTTTCAGGCCAGTCAATATTCGGCAGCCCTAGTTAATGCACCTGGAAGACAAATTAGTCAGCCTAATGCACCAGTGCAAGGGTTTGTACTGCCGACCTTAAGCCTAGATTCAGGATTAGCGTTTGAGCGCGATGCTACAGAAATGAAATGGTTCTTTGGTCGAGAGATGTTGGTTACGATGGAGCCCCGCGCTTTTTATGTTTACACCCCATTTCAAAGCCAGGCTCAGACGCCGCTCTTTGATACTGCTGATGCTGGTTTTGGGGTGACCCAAATCTTTAGTGAAAATACCTTTGTGGGTGGTGATCGCGTAGCGGACAGCAATAAATTAACCACCGGCCTAACTAGTCGAATTCTTGAGGCAAATACTGGTGCTGAGAGAGCAACAGTGACCTTAGCCCAACGTCAAGATTTTGCAGGTCAGCGCGTTGGTTTAAATGGCACGATTGCAAACCCAACACGCTATTCTGATACCTTAGGTGCCAGTACCATTCGTTTAATGGGCAATTTCAATGTGGATTTATTTGGTCAATACAATACGGAACTTAATCGCTTTGTTCAAAGTAGCATAGGCGCAGGTTGGCGACCAACACCAGGCCGCAGTCTTAATTTTGCTTATCGCAACGTCTGGAATCCGCCTGCTGCAGGTAGCAATTCCGGTGTTACAAGCACGGATCAATACAATGCATTTGGTGAATGGCCCGTATTCAAAAAATATCGTCTGCTCGGCCGTTGGGGCTACGATGCATTAATGGCAAAGACCTTAAATACTTTAGTGGGATTGCAATATGACGAGGACTGTTGGACGGCTCGGTTTGCCTACTCACAGGCACGCAATACCTCGCAGATCACCACCACCCAGGTACTTTTTCAATTAGAATTTAGAGGTTTTGGTAGTGTTGGAAACAATCCAGTGGATGTGATGCGACTGAATGTTCCTGGTTACCAACCCGTTGCAAAACCTTTACCACCATCACCATACGAAAACTATCAATAA
- a CDS encoding phosphotransferase — translation MPDNRLLQINAWLESQKDRWGLKLATLAPASADASFRRYFRLECIQPHHSALIVMDAPPDKETLGPFIQIATLLQNAGLNVPIVLAENQAEGFLLLSDLGTKTYLHGINLKNAKQLYGEASDSLIKMQLASKPNVLPPYDAATLQREMDLFDEWYLKRHHQIQLGQKEGVELKSIFALIKKNSLAQTQVYVHRDYHSRNLMLTENNNPGILDFQDALYGPITYDAVSLWRDAYIEWQEEEVIDFLIDYWEKARKVGLGVPSDFADFYRDFEWMGLQRHLKILGIFARLYHRDGKENYLNDIPLVLKYVRAVATRYIALKPLLRILDRVETNKS, via the coding sequence ATGCCTGATAACCGCCTTCTGCAAATCAATGCCTGGCTAGAAAGCCAAAAGGATCGGTGGGGTCTTAAACTCGCCACTTTGGCGCCTGCCTCTGCCGATGCGAGCTTTCGTCGCTACTTCCGCCTTGAATGCATCCAGCCCCATCATTCTGCCCTGATTGTGATGGATGCACCCCCTGATAAAGAGACATTGGGGCCTTTTATCCAGATAGCAACACTCCTCCAAAATGCTGGGCTCAATGTGCCAATCGTCTTGGCAGAAAACCAAGCCGAGGGATTTTTGTTATTAAGTGATTTGGGTACAAAAACCTATCTTCATGGCATTAATCTAAAGAACGCCAAACAACTCTATGGCGAAGCGAGTGATTCACTCATCAAAATGCAGTTAGCAAGTAAACCTAATGTACTGCCACCTTACGATGCAGCCACCTTGCAACGTGAAATGGATTTATTTGACGAGTGGTACCTCAAGCGCCATCACCAAATTCAGTTAGGGCAAAAAGAGGGGGTAGAACTCAAATCAATCTTTGCTCTCATTAAAAAGAATAGTTTGGCACAAACACAAGTCTATGTGCATCGCGACTACCATTCGCGTAATTTAATGCTCACTGAGAATAATAATCCTGGGATCTTAGATTTTCAGGATGCGCTATACGGACCGATTACATACGATGCTGTCTCGCTTTGGCGGGATGCTTATATTGAATGGCAGGAGGAAGAGGTCATTGATTTTCTAATCGATTATTGGGAAAAGGCTCGTAAGGTAGGTCTAGGGGTTCCCAGTGACTTTGCAGATTTCTATCGTGATTTTGAGTGGATGGGATTACAACGACACCTCAAAATACTTGGCATCTTTGCACGACTGTATCACCGCGATGGTAAAGAGAATTACTTGAACGATATTCCGCTGGTACTGAAATATGTACGAGCGGTTGCTACTCGCTATATTGCTTTGAAGCCACTATTACGTATTCTTGATCGAGTAGAAACAAACAAATCATGA